A window of the Cucurbita pepo subsp. pepo cultivar mu-cu-16 chromosome LG01, ASM280686v2, whole genome shotgun sequence genome harbors these coding sequences:
- the LOC111811931 gene encoding tubby-like F-box protein 7: MSLRRSFLSRRFSSKSLYRVPNGVGDGILRVASSEVEDGSGQPSGGRMQSESAWSSMLPELLREIIQRVEASEDSWPNRQNVVSCACVCKRWRDITKEVARAAPLSGKITFPSCLKQPGPCDPPHQCLIKRNKKTSTFYLYLALAPSFTDKGKFLLAARRYRHGSHTEYIISLDGEDLSQGSNAYLGKLSSDFLGTNFTIYDSQPPHNGAKPSSSKSSRRFASKQISPQVSAGNFEVGQVSYKFNLLKSRGPRRMICSLKCPVSEDTGTSKPYEDSKMKKSESFSPSSGSTILRNKAPRWHEHLQCWCLNFHGRVTVASVKNFQLVAAVDHSQPGVKGDEETVLLQFGKVGDDTFTMDYRQPLSAFQAFAICLTSFGTKLACE, translated from the exons ATGTCTCTTCGCAGATCGTTTCTCTCTCGGAGGTTTTCCTCAAAGTCGTTGTATAGAGTTCCAAATGGTGTAGGAGATGGAATTCTTCGAGTTGCTTCGTCGGAGGTCGAAGATGGCTCTGGTCAGCCCAGCGGCGGCCGGATGCAGTCTGAATCTGCTTGGTCCTCCATGCTACCGGAGCTTCTTCGGGAGATCATTCAGCGGGTTGAGGCTTCTGAGGATAGTTGGCCTAACCGCCAGAACGTTGTTTCGTGTGCTTGTGTCTGTAAGCGTTGGCGGGATATTACTAAGGAGGTCGCCAGGGCCGCCCCTCTTTCCGGGAAAATTACTTTCCCTTCCTGCCTCAAACAG CCTGGGCCATGCGATCCTCCGCATCAGTGTCTTATaaaaaggaacaagaagacTTCAACATTTTACCTTTATCTTGCCCTTGCACCAT CATTTACAGATAAGGGAAAATTCCTCTTAGCTGCGCGAAGATATAGGCATGGATCTCATACTGAGTATATAATCTCTCTTGATGGTGAAGACTTATCCCAAGGAAGCAATGCTTATTTGGGGAAGTTAAG CTCCGATTTTCTTGGTACCAATTTTACAATCTATGATAGTCAGCCACCACATAACGGTGCAAAGCCATCAAGCAGTAAATCAAGCCGCCGCTTTGCAAGCAAGCAAATTAGCCCACAAGTTTCTGCAGGGAACTTTGAAGTTGGGCAAGTCTCttacaaatttaatcttttgaaatcaagaGGCCCAAGGAGAATGATATGCTCTCTGAAGTGCCCAGTATCAGAAGACACTGGCACCAGCAAACCTTATGAGGACTCGAAGATGAAGAAATCCGAGTCCTTTTCTCCTTCATCTGGGTCGACAATCTTAAGAAACAAGGCCCCTAGATGGCATGAGCACCTGCAATGCTGGTGCTTGAATTTTCACGGTCGGGTGACGGTAGCATCCGTTAAAAACTTTCAACTTGTCGCTGCTGTTGACCATAGCCAGCCAGGAGTTAAAGGGGACGAAGAAACAGTCCTCCTACAGTTCGGAAAGGTAGGCGACGACACCTTTACTATGGATTATAGGCAGCCATTATCAGCTTTCCAGGCTTTCGCCATTTGCCTTACGAGCTTCGGCACGAAGTTGGCATGCGagtag
- the LOC111811940 gene encoding ubiquitin-conjugating enzyme E2 36-like, translating to MANSNLPRRIIKETQRLLSEPAPGISASPSEDNMRYFNVMILGPTQSPYEGGVFKLELFLPEEYPMAAPKVRFLTKIYHPNIDKLGRICLDILKDKWSPALQIRTVLLSIQALLSAPNPDDPLSENIAKHWKTNEAEAVETAKEWTQLYASGA from the exons ATGGCGAACAGTAATCTTCCCCGAAGAATCATTAAG GAAACTCAGCGTCTCCTCAGTGAGCCTG CCCCTGGGATTAGCGCCTCGCCGTCAGAAGATAACATGCGATATTTTAACGTGATGATTCTTGGCCCGACCCAGTCACCCTATGAAG GAGGAGTTTTCAAGTTGGAACTATTTTTGCCTGAAGAATATCCTATGGCTGCTCCCAAG GTTCGATTTCTCACGAAGATTTATCATCCAAATATTGATAAG CTTGGCAGGATATGCCTTGACATTCTGAAAGACAAATGGAGTCCAGCTCTACAGATACGAACTGTACTTTTGAG TATCCAAGCACTTCTGAGTGCTCCAAACCCAGATGATCCACTTTCCGAGAATATTGCCAAACATTGGAAAACGAACGAGGCAGAGGCTGTTGAAACAG CAAAGGAATGGACTCAATTATACGCAAGTGGCGCCTAA